TGCACCAGAAATCATAAAGGGTTCAACCCCCATTTCGTCCAAACGTGCGATCGCACCTGCCGCATCATTAGTATGTAGAGTGGTTAAAACCAAGTGTCCAGTCAAAGCGGCTTCGATCGCAGTTTTTGCGGTTTCAGCGTCCCGTGTTTCCCCCACCAGAATAATATCAGGGTCTTGTCTGAGAAAAGCCCGAAGAATTGAAGCGAAATCCATACCTTTTTCTCGGATTACTTGCACCTGAGTGATTCCTTCTAAAGCATACTCAATAGGGTCTTCCGCCGTACTTATGTTCACTCCCGGATCATTTCTCTCCGCTAGGATAGAATAGAGAGTTGTGGACTTACCCGAACCTGTAGGACCTGTAACCAAAATTAAACCAAAAGGACGACTGGCAATATCTCTAACTTTTGCCAATGTTTCCTCGTCCGAGATTAAAAAGTCTAAACCTAATTGAGTAGCCGAATTATCTAATATCCTTAAACAGACCTTTTCACCGTAACGACTAGGCAAACAGTTAACTCGAAAATCCACATTTCTTCCCTGAAACACCCGACGAATTTTCCCATCTTGAGGTAAACGGCGTTCTGCAATATCCAACTCAGCCATGATTTTGAAACGAGCTACCACCGCAGTTGTAATATGTTTAGGAAGAGTAAAATATTCCCTTAAAACCCCATCTTTGCGCAAACGCACCCTCATTCTGGTTTCTTGGGGTTCAACATGAATATCTGATGCTCCTTCTTGTAAAGCCTTGATGAGAATTTTATTAACCAACTTGATAATAGGGGCTTGATTAGCATCATTAGAAGTCAAATCACCATCTGGATTTTCGTCTTCAGCTTCATCTAAATCATGATCCAAATCATCAACAATATCACTAACATCCCCTAACTGATCTAATTTTTGCTTTTCTTTTAACTCTTCTTCTCTTTTTTGTCTTTGCTTATCTTCTTCATAAAACCTGTTAATTAACTTATCAAAATCTTCTTCAGTAATAACAATTCTTTGTAAGTCAAGGCCTTTTGCTCGTAATATTTTTTTGACATCATCCAACGCCTGTAAATCATCAGGATTAACCATAGCAACAACAATTACAGGCGGTTCACCCTCAATGCGACGCAAGGGTAAAAGTTTATGACGACGACAAACCTGAACTCCCATAATAGACTCGATTAAATCAGTCATTTGATCCGCTGCTATTTCTTCTGACTCTGGGTCAACACAATCAACCCCATAAAGAATTTTTAATTCAAAAAGTTGATGTTGTTTGTACTGTCGCACTAACTCAGGAGACAAAGCCTTGTGGGTGATATTTTCTAAGATTTTTACTAAAGGCTGTTTAGTATTTCTCACTTGTACCAACGCCCTTTTTAAATCTTCCTTATCAATGTAACCTGCTTGAATTAGTTTATTTCCAAAGGGATTGAAATAATCTGGACTGACTAAGGCTGTTTTTAGTTTTTCTTTAGAAGCAGAAGAAATAGGAGTTTGAGTCATGGTGATCAGGAGAATATTAAGTTATAGCTCTAAATTGTTAGCAATAATATCAATATTGTAAATGATGTTTTTGTCTTCAGTGGATAAGATAAAAATTTTTAGTTACAAAGATTGTTAAAATACATCATATATTCTGGGAAAAGCTACCAGAAAATAGTTGATTGTCTCAATGCCCAAAGTATTCCCACTAAACAAGGCAAGGAATTAAGTTTTAATGTAGTTTATAGAATCTGTCAGGATAAGGCTAGTTGACAAGTGTAAAATAAAAGCAAGGAATAAGGGTAAGGCGAATACTTCTATCCTCTCAGTTCTTTTATCTATTGAGGATTTTAACATGAGTGCATTAACGGATAATGACTTAAAAGAGTTAAAGGATTTAATTACCTCTAAATTCGAGAGCATATCTAAAGATTTAAACGATATAAAAGTGGATGTAGCTACCATTAAAAGCGATGTTAACGGATTAGGAAAAAGGTTGGATGATACCAATAAAAGAATTGATAACCTTGAATTTACCAACAGGGGTATCTTCATTACTGTTATTAGTGGATTACTCCTAGCTGTCATCACCTTAACTGTTAAATTCCTAACACCACCAATTAGCTAATTTACCGCTCTCAATATTTTAAATAAATTCTATTTAGTTCCCATTTTAACGAAGAACCAGTGATTTTTTAATATTTATCATTAACAAAAACAAAATCTGACATTTTTGCATTTTCACATTGGGTCAATGCAATTTCTAACTTGTTTGATTTGGTCTTTAATATCTGTGAACTACCCAACACCGAATCGAAGATTACGGTGTGGGCTTCCTACCCAACAGATAGCGGTGTAGTAGATTTCTTACGTCCTCCTCTACCACGTCTTACATCTGGGCAATAGGCTTTATCCCCCGTTCCAGAGGTGAGGGGCTGTGTGCGGAATTTATTTCCGCTCCTTGTAAGCCCCGTCTTTAATATTCGTAGTCCTTCATCTCGGATGTTAATTGCCGCATTTATATCCCTGTCATGCTTTGTCTTACATTTTGGACATTCCCAATGTCTTATGTCCAAAGGCAAACTATCTACTCTCTTAAGGCATACATGACAAGTTTTAGAACTGGGGAAAAATCTATCTACTTCCATATATGTTTTTCCTTCTTGTTCCGCTTTATATTTAAGCATGGTACAAAATTGCCCCCAACCTACCTGTTGAATAGCTTTGGCTAGGCAATGATTTTTTATCATACCTTTAACATTGAGGTCTTCTAGCACTATAACTTGGTTTTCGTTTACTATCCTACGAGATAGTTTGTGTAGAAAATCCTCACGGCAATTAGTAATTTTTTTATGTACTTTAGCAACTTTTAATCTTGCTTTATTTCGATTATTTGACCCTTTTTGTTTACGGGATAATTGTTGCTGTTTTCTCTTTAAGTTAACTTCATGTTTTTTTAATATTTTTGGGTTATCAAACTTACTCCCATCACTGGTAATAGCAAAATGATTTAATCCCAAATCAATTCCTATAGCTTTACCTTCAGAGCTTACTTTTGGTTTATCTTTACCATCATCAACCAAGACAGAGGCATAATATTGATTACAACAATTCTTGGTAATAGTTACGGTTTTAATTTTTCCATCAATAGGACGGTGAATTTTTGCATAAACCAAACCAATTTTAGGAACATTAAGACAGTCGCCTTTAATACTGACATTACTAGGGTATTGTAAAGACTGCTTACCATGTTTGCTTTTAAAATTAGGATACTTTGCTCTTTTTTCAAAGAAATTATTAAAGGCTACTCCAAGATTTAAACAAACCTGTTGTAAGCACTGAGAGTAAGTTTCAGACAACCAAGAAGTTTCCTCCTGTTTTTTTAGCTCAGGGATTAACTTCTTAACATCGTAACCTGATAAACCTTTACCTGTCTGTTTATAAGTCTCATTCATTAAATTCAAAAAATGATTCCAAAGCCATCTACAACTACCAAAGGCTTTTGCCAGTGCTAGTTTTTGAGATGAATCTGGATAAATTCTGATTTTAATGACTTTTAACATTAAGTTAGAGCAAACGAGGTTTGATATAATTTATGTTAACACAAATTCGAGGAAATGTGGAATCCTTCGGATATTTTTTTTGTTGGGCGATTCATCCCACGCCTATTTGATGTATTTTTTTAGTCGAAAATTAGGCGTGAGGCTTCTCGCCAATTAAGCTAAAATATCTCTGACAACTTGGCAAATTTTAATTTTCTTAAAGTTTATTAAAAAAATATAGTAAACTGCTCTACTTTTTGAGTATGCAACCAAAATAAATATTTATCGGTTCAAAATTAAAGATGTCTATTGAGAAAATACTTTTACCGGTGGAAGAACTGCATTCAGAAAAAGACGAGATGTTTTCTTTATTTAAAACTCATTTTGAAGGAGTAAATCGTCAACAATTTGAAGAAGATTTAAGTGGTAAAGACTGGGTTATTTTATTAAAAGAAAATCTAGTTTTAAAAGGATTTACAACAATAAATTTTTATGATGCAAAATTTCACAACAAACCCGTAAGAATAGTTTATTCAGGAGACACAATTACTGATCCCTCCATGTGGTCAAGTCCAGCGTTGGCAAAGGCTTGGGTTGCTTCAGTCAAAGCTATTCATCAAGAAAGAAAAGAAAAATTATATTGGCTTTTAATTTCTTCAGGGTTTAGAACTTATCGCTTTTTAAGTATTTTCTGGAAAACATTTTATCCTTGTTATGCACAAAATACACCCCCTGAAATTGCCGAGTTTATGCACAATTTAGCTCAAGAGAAATTTGGTGAATACTACGATGTATCCACTGGAATTGTTCGCTTTTCACAACCTCAAATTTTAAAACCTCATTTGCAAGAAATCCCCGATGAAAGATTAAAAAATTCCCATATCGCTTTTTTTCTCAGAAAAAACCCTAGCCATAATGAAGGAGATGAATTAGTCTGTTTAGCAGAAGTCTCTGAAACTCATTTAACAAAAGCAGGATTAAGGATTTGGCGAAGTTCTGATTCCATACATATACCTTTCTCCATTAATAAACAAAATTCTGATGATACAACAAACAAAAAATAAGCGAGTATTTAATCATCCTGAACGCTTTATCGAAGGTTGGTATTGGCTTTTACCCTCGAAAGATTTACCAAAAAATAAAGTTAAAGCGGTGTCCTTGTTAGGACGAGATTTAGCCGTTTATCGTACCTATACGGGAAATGTTGTTGCCATGGATGCTTATTGTCCACACATGGGAGCTCATCTAGCCGAAGGTAAAGTAGAAGGAGAAAGTTTGCGCTGTTTTTTTCATAATTGGAAATTTAGTGCGGATGGTAGTTGTGTAGAAATTCCTTGCTTGGTCAAAACATTACCTCTGAAAGTCAATACTTGGCCCGTACAAGAGGCTTATGGTTTGATTTGGTTATGGACTGGAAATGAAGTGAAGCTACCGATTCCTTTTGCTCCTGAATTAGAAAAGGAAGAAGTTTCTACTTGTATAAGTAAAATCTTTGTCAAAGAATGTCATCCCAATGTGGTTATGATTAATGCCATTGATGCCCACCACTTTAACACAGTACATAATTTTCCCGTAGAAATTAAGTTTAAATCGGAAATTATTAATCCTAGTGTTATTACCTTTAGCAACACTACCAAAGGAGGCAAAGATTCTTGGTTAATTAATTTAATTCAACCTTTTTATAAGGAACAAGGCACTTATAGTATGTGTTATTGGTATGGCACTGTAGGAACTGTAACTCTTGGACCAGATTTTTTGCATTTTTATATTATGTTTGCGTTACGAATGTTAGAAAATGGTAAAACTGAAGGTGCAATGGTATCAATGACAAAACGTCGTTCAGGATTTTTTGGAGCAGTATTTAATAAACTTATACTTTGGGTCACAATTTTAGTGGGCGAATATTTTGCTAAGGGTGATACACAAATATTTAAAACTATTAAGTTTAATTTAAAAACCCCCGTTTGGGCTGATCATTCTATTATGGAATTTATTGATCATGTTGAACA
This is a stretch of genomic DNA from Cyanobacterium aponinum PCC 10605. It encodes these proteins:
- a CDS encoding RNA-guided endonuclease InsQ/TnpB family protein, producing MLKVIKIRIYPDSSQKLALAKAFGSCRWLWNHFLNLMNETYKQTGKGLSGYDVKKLIPELKKQEETSWLSETYSQCLQQVCLNLGVAFNNFFEKRAKYPNFKSKHGKQSLQYPSNVSIKGDCLNVPKIGLVYAKIHRPIDGKIKTVTITKNCCNQYYASVLVDDGKDKPKVSSEGKAIGIDLGLNHFAITSDGSKFDNPKILKKHEVNLKRKQQQLSRKQKGSNNRNKARLKVAKVHKKITNCREDFLHKLSRRIVNENQVIVLEDLNVKGMIKNHCLAKAIQQVGWGQFCTMLKYKAEQEGKTYMEVDRFFPSSKTCHVCLKRVDSLPLDIRHWECPKCKTKHDRDINAAINIRDEGLRILKTGLTRSGNKFRTQPLTSGTGDKAYCPDVRRGRGGRKKSTTPLSVG
- a CDS encoding GspE/PulE family protein, yielding MTQTPISSASKEKLKTALVSPDYFNPFGNKLIQAGYIDKEDLKRALVQVRNTKQPLVKILENITHKALSPELVRQYKQHQLFELKILYGVDCVDPESEEIAADQMTDLIESIMGVQVCRRHKLLPLRRIEGEPPVIVVAMVNPDDLQALDDVKKILRAKGLDLQRIVITEEDFDKLINRFYEEDKQRQKREEELKEKQKLDQLGDVSDIVDDLDHDLDEAEDENPDGDLTSNDANQAPIIKLVNKILIKALQEGASDIHVEPQETRMRVRLRKDGVLREYFTLPKHITTAVVARFKIMAELDIAERRLPQDGKIRRVFQGRNVDFRVNCLPSRYGEKVCLRILDNSATQLGLDFLISDEETLAKVRDIASRPFGLILVTGPTGSGKSTTLYSILAERNDPGVNISTAEDPIEYALEGITQVQVIREKGMDFASILRAFLRQDPDIILVGETRDAETAKTAIEAALTGHLVLTTLHTNDAAGAIARLDEMGVEPFMISGALLGVLAQRLMRRVCSECKIAYVPTKEELARFGLSVSGEESVTFYKANTLSGEALQQAQANGTVCQKCGGGGYKGRVGVYEFMVMSEELQKLINRGATTDMIKEKAVEEGMVTILAYSLNLVRQGHTTLEEVERVTFTDSGLEAELKAKRKSSLTCSGCGAELQQEWLDCPYCMTPRFSE
- a CDS encoding aromatic ring-hydroxylating dioxygenase subunit alpha, with the protein product MIQQTKNKRVFNHPERFIEGWYWLLPSKDLPKNKVKAVSLLGRDLAVYRTYTGNVVAMDAYCPHMGAHLAEGKVEGESLRCFFHNWKFSADGSCVEIPCLVKTLPLKVNTWPVQEAYGLIWLWTGNEVKLPIPFAPELEKEEVSTCISKIFVKECHPNVVMINAIDAHHFNTVHNFPVEIKFKSEIINPSVITFSNTTKGGKDSWLINLIQPFYKEQGTYSMCYWYGTVGTVTLGPDFLHFYIMFALRMLENGKTEGAMVSMTKRRSGFFGAVFNKLILWVTILVGEYFAKGDTQIFKTIKFNLKTPVWADHSIMEFIDHVEHQTVLQWGSWEQITEGIDSHLTNNP
- a CDS encoding recombinase family protein; amino-acid sequence: MLKYIIYSGKSYQKIVDCLNAQSIPTKQGKELSFNVVYRICQDKAS